ATCGACGACGTGTACGCCGTGTTGGAGAACGAGGGCGTGGCGAAGTTCGAGAAGTCCTGGGAAGAACTGCTGGAGACCGTGTCCGGCCAGTTGGAGAAGGCGAAGGACAGCACTCGATGACAGAGGTGAACGATGCGGCCCCGTCGGTGGTCATTACCGGCGGGGCACGCGCCGAGGAAGCACGCGAGCTGGCCGAACGGCTCGCGGCGGAGTCGGTCGCCAGTGAGCTGACCATGGGCAACCCCACGCTGTGGGGGCCCGAGGCCGAGGCCGAGGCGGCCGTGCGGTTGGCCTGGACGGGGCTGGCCAGGACGTCCCGTCCGCTGCTCGGCGAGATCGCCGCCCTGCGCAGCGATCTACACGCCGAGGGTGTCGACCGAGTGGTCTTGGCGGGAATGGGCGGTTCCTCGCTCGCCCCCGAGGTCATCACCGCGGCGGCCGGGGTGCCGCTGACCGTGCTGGACACGACCGACCCCGGGCAGGTCGCCGACGCACTCGCCGGTGATCTGTCGCGGACGGTGCTGGTGGTCTCGTCCAAGTCGGGCTCCACCGTGGAGACCGATAGCCATCGCCGGATCTTCGAGGCCGCCTTCGAGGCGGCCGGAATCGTGGCCTCCTCGCGGATCGTGGTGGTCACCGACCCGGATTCGCCGTTGGAGCTCACCGCCAGAACCGCCGGGTACCGCCATGTGTTCCGCGCCGATCCGAACGTGGGTGGCCGCTACTCGGCGCTCACCGCGTTCGGGTTGGTCCCGGCCGGGCTGGCGGGCGCCGATGTCGGCGCGTTGCTGGCCGAAGCGGCGGCAGCGGCACCCGCGCTGAGCCGCGACGAGGCGTCGAACCCGGCGTTGGTGTTGGCGGGTCTGCTGGGCGCGGCGTTGTCCCGAGGCGCGGAGAAGGTCGTCTTCGCCGACAACGAATCCGGCCTGCCGGGCTTCGCCGACTGGGCCGAGCAGCTCATCGCCGAGTCCACCGGCAAGGACGGCACCGGGCTGCTTCCGGTGGTGGTGGAGGGCATCGACGCGCCGAACTTCGCCGATGCGGGCGACGACGCCACCACGGTGGCCGTCGGCGCTCCGACGGAGGCGGCGACGGTGGCCGTGTCGGGTTCGCTGGGTGGCTCGTTCCTGCTGTGGGAGTACGCCACGGCCATCGCGGGCCGGCTGCTGGGCATCAACCCGTTCGATCAGCCCGACGTCGAGGCGGCCAAGAAGGCAGCTCGTTCCCTGCTCGACGCCGACTCCGACGCCCCGACCGGAGACCCGGTGCTCGTCGACGGCGCGGTGGAGCTCTATGCCCCCGGGGCGTGGCAGCCGCCTGCAGGCGCCGACCTGGACGAGGCGATCACGGCGTTCGTCGCCGCGACCCCCGACCAGGGCTATCTGTCGATCCAGGCGTACCTGGACCGGGAGCAGGACGCGTCGGCCTCGGTGCTGCGCCGCGAGCTGGCCCGCAACGCCGGAGTGCAGACGACCTTCGGCTGGGGCCCACGGTTCCTGCACTCCACCGGGCAGTACCACAAGGGTGGCCATCAGAACGGGGCCTTCCTCCAGATCACCGGGGTCGCCGAGGAGGACCTCGAGGTTCCGGAGCGTCCCTACACCCTGGCCACCCTGCAGCTGGCTCAGGCGCTCGGCGACGGGCAGGTGCTGGCCGAGAAGGGCAGGCCGCTGTTGCGCGTGCACCTGACGGATCGGCTGGCCGGGCTGGCCAGGCTGGTGCACGCAGTCCAGACGGTGCGGGGTGCGGATCGGTGAGTGTGCCGAGGAAGCAATGGCGCAACCCGCTGCGCGACGATCGCGACAAGCGTCTCCCGAGGATCGCGGGCCCGTGCGGGCTGGTGATCTTCGGGGTGACCGGCGATCTGTCGCGTCGCAAGTTGATGCCCGCGATCTACGACCTGTCGAACCGGGGGCTGCTGCCCCCGGGCTTCGCGCTGACCGGGTTCGCCCGCCGCGATTGGGCGGATCAGGACTTCGGCAAGGTGGTCTACGACGCCGTGCGCGAACACGCCAGGACCCCGTTCCGGCAGGATGTCTGGGATCGGCTCGCCGAGGGACTGCGATTCGTCCCCGGCAGCTTCGACGACGACGAGGCCTTCGACCGGCTCGCCGCGACGGTGCACGAGCTGGACGACGTGCGTGGCACCGGCGGCAACCACGCCTTCTATCTGTCGGTTCCACCGAAGGCGTTCCCGCTGGTGTGCAGGCAGCTCGCGCGGTCGGGGCTGTCCACGCCGCAGGAGGGCACCGACCAGTGGCGGCGGGTGGTGATCGAGAAGCCGTTCGGTCACGATCTGTCCAGTGCCCAGGATCTGAACCGGATCGTCAACGAGGTCTTCCCCGAGGAGTCGGTGTTCCGCATCGACCACTACCTCGGTAAGGAGACGGTGCAGAACATCCTGGCGCTGCGTTTCGCCAACCAGCTGTTCGAGCCGCTCTGGAACGCCCACTACGTCGACCACGTCCAGATCACCATGGCCGAGGACATCGGCCTCGGTGGCCGGGCCGGGTACTACGACGGGATCGGCGCGGCGCGGGACGTCATCCAGAACCACCTGCTGCAGTTGCTGGCGCTGACGGCGATGGAGGAGCCGGTCTCCTTCCATCCCAAGGCGCTGCGCACCGAGAAGGTGAAGGTGTTGGCGGCGACGCGGCCGATGGCCCCGTTCACCGAGACGGCCGCCCGCGGCCAGTACACCGGCGGCTGGCAGGGCGGGCAGAAGGTCCTCGGGCTGTTGGAGGAGGGCGGTTTCGCCGCCGATTCGGTCACCGAGACCTATGCGGCGATGACCATGGAGGTCAACACCCGACGGTGGGCGGGAGTGCCGTTCTACCTGCGCAGCGGCAAGCGGCTGGGCAGGCGTGTGACCGAGATCGCCGTGGTG
This Actinoalloteichus hymeniacidonis DNA region includes the following protein-coding sequences:
- the zwf gene encoding glucose-6-phosphate dehydrogenase, with the translated sequence MPRKQWRNPLRDDRDKRLPRIAGPCGLVIFGVTGDLSRRKLMPAIYDLSNRGLLPPGFALTGFARRDWADQDFGKVVYDAVREHARTPFRQDVWDRLAEGLRFVPGSFDDDEAFDRLAATVHELDDVRGTGGNHAFYLSVPPKAFPLVCRQLARSGLSTPQEGTDQWRRVVIEKPFGHDLSSAQDLNRIVNEVFPEESVFRIDHYLGKETVQNILALRFANQLFEPLWNAHYVDHVQITMAEDIGLGGRAGYYDGIGAARDVIQNHLLQLLALTAMEEPVSFHPKALRTEKVKVLAATRPMAPFTETAARGQYTGGWQGGQKVLGLLEEGGFAADSVTETYAAMTMEVNTRRWAGVPFYLRSGKRLGRRVTEIAVVFKRAPHLPFDATATEELGENALVIRVQPDEGVTMRFGSKVPGTAMQIRDVTMDFGYGHAFTEDSPEAYERLLLDVLLGEPSLFPMNEEVELSWQILDPVLDSWQAEGTPESYAAGTWGPPSADRMLARTGRHWRRP